The Deinococcus wulumuqiensis R12 genome has a window encoding:
- a CDS encoding GNAT family N-acetyltransferase, with amino-acid sequence MPHLVRPSEQYKDSFLAAVREAQDTGSGLGETLVWKLDDISADFGKVLRDLTRYEPGNELPEGFVHSEYRWLVDGDEYLGRVSIRYTLNDRLREFGGHIGYEIRPSARRRGYGTLILKLALERARELGIDPVLVTCDVDNFGSRGVIEANGGVLEGEFEVPQYHDQPIRRYWIRQS; translated from the coding sequence ATGCCACACCTCGTCCGTCCCTCCGAACAGTACAAAGACAGCTTCCTCGCCGCCGTACGCGAGGCGCAGGACACCGGCAGCGGCCTGGGCGAGACACTTGTATGGAAGCTGGACGACATCAGCGCCGACTTCGGCAAAGTCCTGCGCGACCTGACCCGCTACGAGCCGGGCAACGAGTTGCCGGAAGGCTTCGTCCACTCCGAATACCGCTGGCTGGTGGACGGTGACGAGTACCTAGGGCGCGTCTCCATTCGCTACACCCTCAACGACCGTCTGCGTGAGTTCGGCGGGCACATCGGCTACGAAATTCGGCCCTCAGCGCGGCGCAGAGGCTACGGCACCCTGATTCTGAAACTGGCGCTGGAGCGGGCGCGCGAACTGGGGATAGACCCGGTGCTGGTCACCTGCGATGTGGACAACTTCGGCTCACGCGGCGTCATTGAGGCGAACGGCGGCGTGCTGGAAGGCGAATTTGAGGTGCCTCAGTATCACGACCAGCCCATCCGGCGGTACTGGATTCGGCAGTCTTAG
- a CDS encoding IS4 family transposase, with protein sequence MTTFHPLQAEQWALKHFGAVDLGDRRRNQRAVRIAQGMASRSGKSIPKLFDRRADVKAAYTFMSRKEATPERLQTPHRNHVRAALGQAGTFLLLEDSSEFIWSRHQETPGLGRTGDLRSPVRQGFTLHTTLAVKWQKPHQQSGQRLPVQVLGILDQEYYLRQPAPTASESDAERRQRENKESALWTRATERIGKGPDDQDVRWVRVCDRGADIEVFMRGVIAQGQGFVVRAAQNRRLLDPNARTRECIGHVFEAARAASPLGSYTIDLRGRKGQKARAAHVEVSVVRAYLWPTPMAGGQGKPRQEGIRVSIVRVAEKPSDDVKEPLEWMLLTDADIETFEEAHEVALQYQARWLVEEFHKGLKTGLGAERLQLEAGQRLKAMISMMSVVATRLLALREDSRERPNDPAQSAGLSAVELQVLSKVLKRQLKTVQDVILALGRLGGHMNRKSDGLPGWQALWEGMNMLQVYVEGYKLART encoded by the coding sequence GTGACGACCTTTCACCCGCTACAGGCAGAGCAATGGGCACTGAAGCACTTTGGTGCTGTGGATCTTGGAGATCGGCGTAGAAATCAACGAGCAGTACGCATTGCGCAGGGGATGGCTTCCCGATCCGGGAAGTCCATCCCCAAGCTTTTTGACCGTAGAGCAGATGTCAAAGCGGCGTATACCTTCATGTCACGCAAGGAGGCAACCCCTGAGCGCCTTCAAACACCTCACCGCAACCATGTACGCGCAGCACTGGGGCAGGCAGGAACCTTCTTGCTGCTTGAAGACAGCAGCGAATTCATCTGGTCACGACATCAGGAGACTCCCGGCCTTGGGCGGACCGGGGATCTCAGATCCCCGGTTCGGCAGGGGTTTACCCTCCACACGACACTTGCTGTGAAATGGCAAAAACCCCATCAGCAAAGTGGGCAACGGCTTCCCGTTCAGGTTCTGGGCATACTCGATCAGGAGTATTACCTCCGGCAACCCGCACCCACAGCGTCAGAGAGCGACGCTGAGCGACGCCAGCGGGAAAACAAGGAAAGTGCGTTGTGGACAAGAGCAACTGAACGCATCGGAAAAGGGCCGGACGACCAAGACGTTCGATGGGTCAGAGTCTGTGACAGAGGGGCAGATATTGAGGTCTTTATGCGTGGCGTCATCGCTCAAGGACAGGGTTTCGTTGTCAGGGCAGCCCAAAACCGGCGGCTTCTTGATCCGAATGCCCGCACACGGGAGTGCATTGGGCATGTCTTTGAGGCAGCCAGGGCTGCCTCGCCGCTTGGAAGTTACACCATAGACCTTCGAGGGAGAAAAGGTCAGAAAGCACGTGCTGCACACGTTGAAGTGAGTGTTGTTCGTGCGTACCTTTGGCCGACACCAATGGCGGGTGGTCAAGGTAAACCTCGTCAGGAAGGGATACGGGTCAGCATTGTTCGTGTGGCAGAAAAGCCTTCGGATGACGTGAAAGAACCGTTGGAATGGATGCTGCTCACGGATGCCGACATTGAGACCTTTGAGGAAGCGCACGAAGTGGCGCTTCAGTACCAGGCCCGTTGGCTGGTGGAAGAGTTTCATAAAGGGTTGAAGACGGGCCTGGGAGCAGAGCGGCTCCAGTTGGAAGCGGGTCAGCGTCTCAAAGCCATGATTTCGATGATGAGTGTGGTGGCCACAAGGTTACTCGCGCTACGCGAGGATTCACGAGAACGCCCAAATGATCCAGCTCAGAGCGCTGGGTTGAGTGCCGTCGAACTTCAGGTGCTGAGCAAGGTTTTGAAACGGCAACTGAAGACTGTGCAGGACGTCATTTTGGCATTGGGAAGGTTGGGAGGACATATGAACCGAAAAAGCGATGGCCTGCCAGGGTGGCAGGCCTTGTGGGAGGGAATGAATATGCTTCAGGTCTATGTCGAGGGGTATAAGTTAGCTCGCACCTAA
- a CDS encoding metallophosphoesterase family protein has translation MPPVRIAVLADIHGNADALRAVLKDAAEQGAERLIVNGDVVNRGPDSVQVMEELLARDDTSFVLGNHDDLLRLWHTRSDKLPQDWYDDPFWGATAWSTEQLHAAGLLDVPGDWPLTARLSAPGLPDVLLAHGTPDDYRRGLSERTDPALVRRIADESGAGVLVGSHIHRQADALVGDVRVLNTGAVGSSADGDPRAQYLLLTATPRGWDVQLRRVPYDRSGVLRRFETSGLLQTALSAQIFRDELLTARSLYTPYWEWTEGQGEARTAESWQRFRGAEG, from the coding sequence ATGCCCCCCGTGAGAATTGCTGTGCTGGCCGATATCCACGGAAACGCCGACGCCCTGCGGGCCGTGCTGAAAGACGCGGCAGAGCAGGGCGCCGAGCGGCTGATCGTCAACGGGGACGTGGTCAACCGGGGGCCGGATTCGGTGCAGGTGATGGAAGAACTGCTCGCCCGCGACGACACGTCGTTTGTCCTGGGCAACCACGACGACTTGCTGCGGCTGTGGCACACGCGCAGCGACAAATTGCCGCAGGACTGGTACGACGACCCCTTCTGGGGCGCGACGGCCTGGAGCACCGAGCAACTGCACGCGGCGGGGCTGCTGGACGTACCGGGAGACTGGCCGCTGACCGCGCGGCTGAGCGCGCCCGGCCTGCCCGACGTCCTACTCGCGCACGGCACCCCCGACGACTACCGCCGGGGCCTAAGCGAACGCACCGACCCCGCGCTGGTTCGCCGCATCGCCGACGAGTCGGGCGCGGGCGTGCTGGTGGGCTCGCACATTCACCGCCAAGCTGACGCGCTGGTGGGCGACGTGCGGGTGCTGAACACCGGGGCCGTCGGTTCCTCGGCGGACGGCGACCCCCGCGCACAGTACCTGCTGCTCACGGCAACGCCGCGAGGCTGGGACGTGCAACTGCGCCGCGTGCCCTATGACCGCAGCGGCGTGCTGCGGCGCTTCGAGACGAGCGGCCTGCTGCAAACGGCCCTGAGCGCCCAGATTTTCCGCGATGAACTGCTCACCGCCCGCAGCCTCTACACGCCCTACTGGGAATGGACCGAGGGACAGGGGGAAGCGAGGACGGCGGAGAGTTGGCAGCGCTTCAGGGGGGCAGAGGGTTGA
- a CDS encoding serine hydrolase domain-containing protein, which translates to MLFSPAPFPPPLRALLNLSEAEARALAPLLRQTFRRGGVLGVSRGGERRLMALGGVPESGVFELASVTKPFTAALASALVREGWLEWDVPLAALGGPLRRLPRTLTPSALATHTAGLPPHPARTALTTFTRFADPYGGMSPADVLASARRWARPPQRGGFPFAYSNLGAGVLALGLAHAAGEDVSAAGYERALRRHVILPLGLPDVALTPVREVVTPYGLLGGREVTGFAQLAGAGGLFGTAAELLRFGEAHLSAEVGRHWQDARPVAGLPPLYTGAAPGWFHSGAAVWHDGIARGTRTALGFSPRSGVVVTLLVRGAAPVLGVRAGVPLLLLRLLKAEG; encoded by the coding sequence ATGCTCTTTTCCCCTGCCCCTTTTCCCCCGCCCCTCCGCGCCCTGCTGAACCTCAGCGAGGCGGAAGCCCGCGCTTTGGCACCGCTGCTTCGGCAGACGTTCCGGCGTGGGGGCGTGCTGGGCGTTTCACGGGGGGGCGAACGGCGGCTGATGGCGCTGGGCGGGGTGCCGGAAAGCGGCGTCTTTGAACTGGCGAGCGTGACCAAGCCGTTTACGGCGGCCCTCGCGTCGGCGCTGGTGCGGGAAGGATGGCTGGAGTGGGACGTTCCCCTCGCCGCGTTGGGCGGCCCGCTGCGGCGCTTGCCCCGGACGCTGACGCCCTCCGCGCTGGCGACCCACACGGCGGGACTGCCCCCCCACCCGGCGCGGACGGCGCTGACCACCTTCACCCGCTTTGCCGACCCCTACGGCGGCATGTCGCCCGCCGACGTGCTGGCGAGTGCGCGGCGCTGGGCGCGTCCCCCCCAACGCGGCGGGTTTCCTTTCGCCTATTCCAACCTCGGCGCGGGGGTGCTGGCGCTGGGACTGGCACACGCGGCGGGCGAGGACGTGTCGGCGGCGGGCTATGAACGGGCGCTGCGAAGGCACGTCATCCTGCCCCTCGGCCTGCCGGACGTGGCCCTGACCCCGGTGCGGGAGGTCGTGACGCCGTATGGCCTGCTCGGTGGGCGGGAGGTGACGGGCTTTGCCCAGCTCGCGGGCGCGGGTGGGCTGTTCGGGACGGCGGCAGAGTTGCTGCGCTTTGGCGAGGCGCACCTGAGCGCAGAAGTGGGAAGGCACTGGCAGGATGCGCGGCCTGTTGCCGGATTGCCGCCGCTGTACACCGGGGCCGCGCCGGGGTGGTTTCACTCGGGTGCCGCCGTCTGGCACGACGGAATTGCACGCGGCACCCGCACGGCGCTGGGCTTTTCGCCGCGTTCGGGCGTGGTCGTCACCCTGCTGGTGCGCGGGGCGGCTCCTGTCCTCGGCGTGCGGGCCGGGGTGCCGCTGTTGCTGCTGCGATTGCTGAAGGCTGAGGGCTAA
- the zapE gene encoding cell division protein ZapE encodes MTPPLYADPFAHPPEGSPADLITHLTPGARFQDVRFENYRPNPQFPSQAQARALLEDFVAQAGRPSGGGGFWPFKRRAPEGRGLYLDGGFGVGKTHLLASAYHAAGAGGDVAFMSFQDLMYLIGALGMPQAIETFRHHKLLLIDEFELDDPGNTHMANTFLGGLMPGGVSVVATSNTEPGALGAGRFNAEDFARQIQGIADRFEPHRVDGPDYRQRGTDAAQPLSEAEFAAWLSRQDPQTTAVLTHEQLNRALLSVHPSRFARVLEQVRGVAVTNLQPMPEQGAALRFVHFVDKVYDLGLHAAFTGAPLETLFDDIYRHGGYAKKYSRALSRLSEMLREARTVRAES; translated from the coding sequence GTGACCCCGCCGCTCTACGCCGACCCGTTCGCCCACCCGCCCGAGGGTTCGCCTGCCGACCTGATTACGCACCTGACGCCCGGCGCCCGCTTTCAGGACGTGCGCTTCGAGAATTACCGCCCCAACCCGCAGTTTCCCAGTCAGGCCCAGGCCCGCGCTCTGCTGGAAGACTTCGTGGCGCAGGCGGGGAGGCCAAGCGGGGGCGGTGGTTTCTGGCCGTTCAAGCGCAGGGCACCGGAAGGGCGCGGGTTGTACCTCGACGGTGGGTTCGGCGTGGGCAAGACGCACCTGCTGGCGAGTGCCTACCACGCGGCTGGCGCAGGCGGAGACGTGGCGTTCATGTCGTTTCAGGATTTGATGTACCTCATCGGCGCCCTGGGAATGCCGCAGGCCATCGAAACTTTTCGCCACCACAAACTGCTGCTGATCGACGAATTTGAACTCGACGACCCCGGCAACACCCACATGGCGAACACCTTCCTGGGCGGGCTGATGCCGGGGGGCGTGAGCGTGGTGGCGACCTCCAACACCGAACCCGGCGCACTCGGCGCGGGCCGCTTCAACGCCGAGGATTTCGCCCGCCAGATTCAGGGCATCGCCGACCGCTTCGAGCCGCACCGGGTGGACGGCCCCGACTACCGCCAGCGCGGCACCGACGCCGCCCAGCCGCTCAGCGAGGCCGAATTTGCCGCGTGGCTCTCACGCCAGGACCCGCAGACCACCGCCGTGCTGACCCATGAGCAGCTGAACCGCGCCCTGCTGAGCGTGCATCCCAGCCGCTTTGCCCGCGTGCTGGAGCAGGTGCGCGGCGTGGCGGTCACGAACCTGCAGCCGATGCCCGAACAGGGGGCCGCGCTGCGCTTCGTGCATTTCGTGGACAAGGTGTACGACCTCGGCCTGCACGCGGCCTTCACAGGTGCCCCGCTGGAAACGCTGTTCGACGACATCTACCGGCACGGCGGCTACGCCAAGAAGTACAGCCGGGCGCTGAGTCGCCTCTCGGAGATGCTGCGGGAGGCGAGGACGGTGAGGGCGGAGAGCTGA
- a CDS encoding DUF72 domain-containing protein, producing MRVYIGCGGYTNEDWTAPGLIYEGVKKDAFLETYAEHFDAVELNSSFYAIPGLKAFEGMVRKSGGRVRFAVKLNKVFTHERAPGDTDFDRMLQSPEPLREAGVMGPYLAQFPYSFHRTAANRKYLAMLTERFAGHELAVELRHASWDKPEVREGMGEFGVIWVSPDYPPVGGMPEPQVHVTGDVGYLRLHGRNRETWWEGQSASERHDYLYNRAEMDEWAEKIAAVAGELSELYVYFQNTTKGHALHNIPMLREALNARGVPVRAPEPQGGGRLL from the coding sequence ATGCGCGTCTACATCGGCTGCGGCGGCTACACCAACGAGGACTGGACGGCTCCGGGCCTGATTTACGAAGGGGTCAAAAAAGACGCCTTTCTCGAAACCTACGCCGAACACTTCGACGCCGTAGAACTCAATTCGTCCTTCTACGCGATTCCCGGTCTCAAGGCGTTCGAGGGCATGGTGCGCAAATCGGGCGGGCGGGTGCGCTTCGCCGTCAAGCTCAACAAGGTCTTTACCCACGAACGCGCCCCTGGCGACACCGACTTTGACCGGATGTTGCAAAGCCCCGAGCCTCTGCGCGAGGCGGGCGTAATGGGGCCGTATCTGGCGCAGTTTCCCTACTCGTTTCACCGCACGGCGGCCAACCGCAAGTATCTGGCGATGCTCACCGAACGCTTTGCCGGGCACGAACTGGCGGTGGAACTGCGGCACGCCAGCTGGGACAAGCCCGAGGTGCGCGAGGGCATGGGCGAATTCGGCGTCATCTGGGTCAGCCCCGATTACCCACCCGTCGGTGGAATGCCCGAGCCGCAGGTGCATGTCACGGGCGACGTGGGCTACCTGCGGCTGCACGGGCGCAACCGGGAAACGTGGTGGGAAGGCCAGAGTGCCAGCGAGCGCCACGACTACCTCTACAACCGCGCCGAAATGGACGAATGGGCCGAGAAAATTGCAGCAGTGGCGGGAGAGTTGTCTGAGCTTTACGTCTATTTCCAGAACACGACTAAGGGACATGCCCTCCACAACATCCCCATGCTCCGCGAGGCGCTGAATGCGCGGGGCGTACCCGTGCGGGCGCCGGAGCCGCAAGGTGGGGGGCGGCTGCTGTAA
- a CDS encoding citrate/2-methylcitrate synthase, whose amino-acid sequence MSNIAKGLEGVLFTESKLTFINGSEGILTHLGIPIQEWAEKSTFEELSLALLDGELPTAEELARFDADLKANRAIPDQLVQLIRDMPKGVHPMQALRTAVSYLGLLDAQAEDVTPEARRAISIRLIAQFSTIIAAINRAQEGQDIVPPRADLTHAGNYLYMLTGKEPTAEQARLFDIALVLHADHGMNASTFTAIATSSTLSDMYSCMVSAIGALKGPLHGGANEAVMDMLDEIGTVDKAEAYITKKLDNKEKIMGVGHRVYKNFDPRSRVLRDYAEVVANKEGKSDYYQILETIEKIIVDRIGAKGIYPNVDFYSGTVYSDLGIKKEYFTPIFALARISGWCASVIEYSRDNRLLRPDAVYTGATDAHYVEMQDRK is encoded by the coding sequence ATGTCCAACATTGCCAAAGGGCTTGAAGGCGTTCTCTTTACCGAGAGCAAACTGACGTTCATCAACGGTTCCGAAGGCATCCTGACCCACCTCGGCATTCCGATTCAGGAGTGGGCCGAAAAGAGCACCTTCGAAGAACTCAGCCTCGCCCTGCTCGACGGCGAACTGCCCACCGCCGAGGAACTCGCCCGCTTCGACGCCGACCTCAAGGCCAACCGCGCCATTCCCGACCAGCTCGTGCAGCTCATCCGCGACATGCCCAAGGGTGTTCACCCCATGCAGGCGCTGCGCACCGCCGTGTCGTACCTGGGTCTGCTCGACGCTCAGGCCGAAGACGTCACCCCCGAAGCCCGCCGCGCCATCAGCATTCGCCTGATTGCCCAGTTCTCGACCATCATCGCGGCCATCAACCGCGCCCAGGAAGGCCAGGACATCGTGCCCCCCCGCGCCGACCTGACCCACGCGGGCAACTACCTGTACATGCTCACCGGCAAGGAGCCGACCGCCGAGCAGGCCCGTCTGTTCGACATCGCCCTCGTGCTGCACGCCGACCACGGCATGAACGCCAGCACCTTCACCGCCATCGCCACCAGCTCCACCCTCAGCGACATGTACTCCTGCATGGTCAGCGCCATCGGTGCGCTCAAGGGACCGCTGCACGGCGGGGCCAACGAAGCCGTGATGGACATGCTCGACGAAATCGGCACGGTGGACAAGGCCGAGGCGTACATCACGAAGAAGCTCGACAACAAGGAAAAGATCATGGGCGTGGGGCACCGCGTCTACAAGAACTTCGACCCCCGCTCGCGCGTGCTGCGTGACTACGCCGAAGTCGTCGCCAACAAAGAAGGCAAGAGCGACTACTACCAGATTCTCGAAACCATCGAGAAGATCATCGTGGACCGCATCGGCGCCAAGGGCATCTACCCCAACGTGGACTTCTACAGCGGCACCGTCTACAGCGACCTGGGCATCAAGAAGGAATACTTCACCCCCATCTTCGCCCTGGCCCGCATCAGCGGCTGGTGCGCCAGCGTCATCGAATATTCCCGCGACAACCGCCTGCTGCGCCCTGACGCTGTGTACACCGGCGCGACGGACGCGCACTATGTGGAGATGCAGGACCGCAAGTAA
- the tsaB gene encoding tRNA (adenosine(37)-N6)-threonylcarbamoyltransferase complex dimerization subunit type 1 TsaB: MAPMTLSPVALAPSTLAPVALALDTATPFLTLALSWPGGELERAEEVGRASAERLADEVRALFGEAGLPFQARTIVIGTGPGSYTGVRVGASYALGLARVWGAEVRGVSTLESLVRGEGRQAVSLDARKGNVYSAVYEVSGGTVTATVQPVARRALADFEAETGDLPHWRDPAPSGLSLLRAGLSHGETQWALAYL; the protein is encoded by the coding sequence ATGGCCCCGATGACCCTCTCCCCCGTCGCTCTGGCCCCCAGCACTCTTGCCCCTGTCGCTCTGGCTCTGGACACCGCCACCCCCTTCCTGACGCTGGCCCTGAGCTGGCCGGGCGGCGAACTGGAACGCGCGGAGGAAGTCGGGCGGGCAAGTGCCGAGCGGCTGGCCGACGAAGTTCGCGCCCTGTTCGGGGAAGCGGGGCTGCCGTTTCAGGCCCGGACCATCGTCATCGGCACCGGCCCCGGCTCCTATACCGGCGTGCGCGTCGGGGCGAGCTACGCGCTGGGGCTGGCCCGCGTGTGGGGCGCCGAGGTGCGCGGCGTGTCCACCCTGGAAAGCCTGGTGCGCGGCGAGGGTCGGCAGGCCGTGAGCCTCGACGCCCGCAAAGGCAACGTCTACAGCGCGGTCTACGAGGTCAGCGGCGGCACCGTGACGGCCACCGTGCAGCCCGTCGCCCGCCGCGCCCTGGCTGACTTTGAAGCCGAAACGGGTGACCTTCCCCACTGGCGCGACCCGGCGCCGAGCGGCCTGTCGCTGTTGCGAGCGGGGCTGTCGCACGGAGAAACGCAGTGGGCGCTGGCCTATCTGTAA
- the rplS gene encoding 50S ribosomal protein L19, with amino-acid sequence MQTHIKINRGELLRGIEKDHTRELPDFRPGDTVRVDTKVREGNRTRSQAFEGVVIAINGSGSRKSFTVRKISFGEGVERVFPYASPLVNQVTVIERGKVRRAKLYYLRDLRGKAARIKSDRSRVMKDAARAQQDKASQAAAAQADVTVISAAPEASTEAQGE; translated from the coding sequence ATGCAGACCCACATCAAGATCAACCGCGGCGAACTGCTGCGCGGCATCGAGAAGGACCACACCCGCGAGCTGCCCGACTTCCGCCCCGGCGACACCGTGCGCGTGGACACCAAGGTGCGCGAAGGCAACCGCACCCGCAGCCAGGCCTTTGAAGGTGTCGTCATCGCCATCAACGGCTCGGGCAGCCGCAAGAGCTTTACCGTGCGCAAGATTTCCTTCGGTGAAGGCGTGGAGCGCGTGTTCCCCTACGCCAGCCCCCTGGTCAACCAGGTGACGGTCATCGAACGCGGCAAGGTCCGCCGCGCCAAGCTGTACTACCTGCGCGACCTGCGCGGCAAGGCCGCCCGCATCAAGAGCGACCGCAGCCGCGTGATGAAGGACGCTGCCCGCGCCCAGCAGGACAAGGCCAGCCAGGCCGCCGCTGCCCAGGCCGACGTGACCGTCATCAGCGCCGCGCCCGAAGCCAGCACCGAAGCCCAGGGCGAATAA
- a CDS encoding disulfide bond formation protein B: protein MSRDTRLYLAWLVALVATIGSLYFSEVRQFNPCILCWAQRIFMYPLAVMLGIAAFVGDHGVRRYVLPLAVLGLGFAVFQNLETWGIVPTIKACTINAGAACNTPWEVWGKGQDALNRTLTIPVLSMIAFSAILALLSWPQSRAAVHEGVSAQG from the coding sequence ATGAGCCGCGACACCCGGTTGTACCTGGCCTGGCTGGTGGCCCTCGTCGCCACCATCGGCAGCCTGTATTTCAGCGAGGTCCGGCAGTTCAACCCCTGCATCCTGTGCTGGGCGCAGCGCATCTTCATGTATCCGCTGGCTGTGATGCTGGGGATTGCGGCCTTTGTCGGGGACCACGGTGTGCGGCGCTACGTATTGCCGCTGGCCGTACTGGGGCTGGGCTTCGCCGTGTTTCAGAACCTCGAAACCTGGGGCATCGTGCCGACCATCAAGGCCTGCACCATCAACGCTGGCGCGGCGTGCAACACCCCCTGGGAAGTCTGGGGCAAGGGGCAGGACGCCCTGAACCGCACCCTTACCATTCCGGTGCTGAGCATGATCGCCTTTTCGGCCATTCTGGCGCTGCTGAGCTGGCCCCAGTCCCGCGCCGCCGTGCATGAAGGCGTGTCGGCTCAGGGCTGA
- a CDS encoding DsbA family protein, producing the protein MTRLSGNNQNRSVLIIGTLIAAALIALALFAVRGKGATTGEAQTFTYANLPYAGQASAPVNVLVVEDFKCPNCKTFEEGAATELRTKYVGTGKAKMYSLVYPFLSDSLPENDSKYAAQAARCVYAQGKNDAFNTYKEIIFRAQGPESEIWATKSRLKELAGSLDIDQAKFAACLDNDETAAQVEADKQEALKAGVTGTPTVFVNGKRVNVQSDYVKEISAAIDEALKP; encoded by the coding sequence ATGACCCGACTTTCCGGAAACAATCAGAACCGCAGCGTCCTGATCATCGGCACCCTGATCGCCGCCGCGCTGATCGCTCTCGCCCTGTTCGCCGTGCGCGGCAAGGGAGCGACCACGGGCGAGGCGCAGACCTTTACCTACGCCAACCTGCCGTATGCAGGCCAGGCGAGTGCGCCGGTGAACGTGCTGGTGGTCGAGGACTTCAAGTGCCCCAACTGCAAGACCTTCGAGGAAGGCGCCGCCACCGAGCTGCGCACCAAGTACGTGGGCACGGGCAAGGCCAAGATGTACTCGCTGGTCTACCCCTTCCTGTCCGACAGCCTGCCTGAAAACGACAGCAAGTACGCGGCCCAGGCCGCCCGCTGCGTCTACGCCCAGGGCAAGAACGACGCGTTCAACACCTACAAGGAAATCATCTTCCGCGCCCAGGGTCCTGAAAGCGAAATCTGGGCCACCAAGTCGCGCCTCAAGGAACTCGCAGGCAGCCTCGACATCGACCAGGCCAAGTTCGCCGCCTGCCTCGACAACGACGAAACCGCCGCGCAGGTCGAGGCCGACAAGCAAGAAGCCCTGAAGGCGGGCGTGACCGGCACCCCCACCGTCTTCGTCAACGGCAAGCGCGTGAATGTCCAGAGCGATTACGTCAAGGAAATCTCGGCGGCCATCGACGAAGCGCTCAAGCCGTGA
- the minD gene encoding septum site-determining protein MinD — protein MDAKVIVVTSGKGGVGKTTTTANIGAALARLGEKVVVIDVDVGLRNLDVVMGLESRVVFDLVDVLEGKCRMNQALIRDKRVENLHLLPASQTRDKDALDPEVFKEVVKGLLEEEGFDRVLIDSPAGIESGFRTAAAPAEGALVVVNPEVSSVRDADRIIGLLEAQQITEIRLVVNRLRPKMVASGNMLSIDDMVDILGVKPIGIVPEDEGIIVSTNVGEPAVLGKTKAGDAFMATAQRIQGQDVPFPKLTEEEKGIWAAIRRLFGGG, from the coding sequence ATGGATGCCAAAGTGATTGTCGTCACGTCGGGGAAGGGGGGCGTGGGCAAAACCACGACCACCGCCAACATCGGCGCGGCCCTGGCCCGACTGGGTGAAAAAGTCGTTGTGATCGACGTGGACGTGGGTCTGCGGAACCTGGACGTGGTGATGGGTCTGGAGTCGCGCGTGGTCTTTGACCTGGTGGACGTGCTGGAAGGCAAATGCCGCATGAATCAGGCACTGATCCGCGACAAGCGGGTGGAAAACCTGCACCTGCTGCCCGCCTCGCAGACCCGCGACAAGGACGCCCTGGACCCCGAAGTGTTCAAGGAAGTCGTCAAGGGCCTGCTGGAAGAAGAGGGCTTCGACCGCGTGCTGATCGACTCGCCCGCCGGGATCGAGTCGGGTTTCCGCACCGCCGCCGCGCCTGCCGAGGGTGCGCTGGTGGTCGTGAACCCCGAGGTCTCGTCGGTGCGTGACGCCGACCGCATCATCGGGCTGCTCGAAGCGCAGCAGATTACCGAAATCCGGCTGGTCGTCAACCGCCTGCGCCCCAAGATGGTGGCGAGCGGCAACATGCTCTCCATCGACGACATGGTGGACATCCTGGGGGTCAAGCCCATCGGCATCGTTCCCGAGGACGAGGGCATCATCGTTTCGACCAACGTGGGTGAACCGGCGGTGCTGGGCAAGACCAAGGCCGGAGACGCCTTCATGGCGACCGCGCAGCGCATCCAGGGTCAGGACGTGCCCTTTCCCAAGCTGACCGAGGAAGAAAAAGGCATCTGGGCCGCCATCCGTCGGCTGTTCGGAGGTGGATGA
- the minE gene encoding cell division topological specificity factor MinE, whose protein sequence is MFGWFRGRRSKETLKDRLELVLAYDRAKIAPGKVEALRNDLLEVVQKYFPSGNSKVEVEQDGDKVVLMASISIEEAALSTEEDAPKEDKPGT, encoded by the coding sequence ATGTTCGGTTGGTTCAGGGGCCGCCGCTCCAAGGAAACACTCAAGGACCGCCTGGAACTCGTTCTGGCCTATGACCGGGCCAAGATCGCGCCCGGCAAGGTCGAGGCGCTGCGCAACGACCTGCTGGAAGTCGTGCAGAAGTATTTCCCCTCGGGCAATTCCAAGGTCGAGGTCGAGCAGGACGGCGACAAGGTCGTGCTGATGGCGAGCATCTCCATCGAGGAAGCGGCGCTCAGTACCGAGGAAGACGCCCCCAAGGAAGACAAGCCGGGCACCTGA